One part of the Lycium ferocissimum isolate CSIRO_LF1 chromosome 8, AGI_CSIRO_Lferr_CH_V1, whole genome shotgun sequence genome encodes these proteins:
- the LOC132068830 gene encoding uncharacterized protein LOC132068830 isoform X1 codes for MEDPFLHLASLGSYIAQQFVQFIEDLICIDIFGWSEYLVGCGCQLLSFTNDGGCRTVPEACSFPSRVSDTGTSYRVHARRSSDLNDNLAVNSILEIVRSNQSFGGFSLIFEGLMLPVYGLRFTWKLTLASWRCFISHIRCALLRVQSVIYRVRKTLRGSSDDIGWLQQAPEMAPVVDGSARFRELLQDIRNGQHTLPDSFVYLLIPGFFSNHGPLYFVSTKKFFSKMGLTCHIAKIHSEASVEKNAWELKQYIEELHWGSGKHVMLLGHSKGGVDAAAALSKYWHELKDKVAGLAFVQSPYGGTPVASDILRDGQIADKETRRIMEFLICKLIKGDIRALEDLTYEKRKEFIKKHKLPDDIPLISFHSEASIALNVIATMSHIAHAELPWLPLPGFGDEDSENVIQAGCKVPVIAPVSAALALCALHLQLRYGEKSDGLVTCRDAEVPGSMVVKPDMKLDHAWMVYSSWRKDPYEPDASEMCEALLTLLVELGKKRKKLR; via the exons ATGGAGGACCCCTTCTTACATCTTGCAAGCTTGGGCTCTTATATAGCCCAGCAATTTGTTCAATTTATTG AGGATCTCATCTGCATAGATATCTTTGGGTGGTCAGAATATTTAGTTGGCTGTGGTTGTCAGCTTTTAAGCTTTACCAATGACGGGGGTTGTAGAACTGTTCCTGAGGCTTGCTCATTTCCTTCAAGAGTATCCGACACAGGAACGAGCTATAGAGTTCATGCAAGAAGATCCTCCGACCTCAATGataacttggctgtaaattcaATATTAGAAATTGTAAGAAGTAATCAAAGTTTTGGAGGTTTCAGCCTCATTTTTGAAGG GTTGATGCTTCCAGTATACGGTCTGAGATTTACTTGGAAACTTACATTGGCCTCTTGGAGGTGTTTCATATCTCATATCAGATGTGCTCTACTTCGAGTTCAGAG TGTTATATACCGTGTACGTAAAACCTTGCGTGGGTCTTCTGATGACATCGGGTGGTTGCAACAAGCTCCTGAAATGGCTCCTGTTGTTGATGGTTCAGCTAGATTTAGAGAACTACTACAAGATATTAG gAATGGACAGCACACACTGCCCGATTCTTTTGTTTATCTACTAATTCCAG GGTTTTTCAGCAATCACGGTCCCTTATATTTTGTGAGCACTAAgaagttcttttcaaagatgGGGTTAACTTGCCATATTGCTAAGATTCATAGTGAG GCATCTGTAGAAAAAAATGCGTGGGAACTGAAGCAATACATCGAGGAGTTACACTGGGGGTCGGGAAAACATGTCATGCTGCTTGGTCACAGTAAGGGTGGGGTTGATGCTGCCGCTGCTTTGTCAAAATATTGGCATGAATTAAAGGATAAAGTTGCAGGACTGGCATTTGTGCAGAGCCCTTATGGTGGAACACCTGTTGCATCAGATATTCTTCGTGACGGACAGATTGCTGATAAGGAAACACGAAGGATCATGGAGTTTTTAATATGCAAGTTAATTAAG GGTGATATAAGGGCACTAGAGGATCTCACATATGAGAAGCGGAAGGAGTTCATAAAAAAGCACAAGCTTCCTGATGATATTCCTCTCATCTCCTTCCATTCTGAAGCCAGTATAGCACTGAATGTAATAGCAACAATGTCCCATATAGCACATGCAGAACTTCCCTGGCTACCTTTGCCTGGATTTGGTGACGAAGACTCGGAAAATGTCATCCAAGCAGGCTGCAAGGTGCCAGTCATAGCTCCTGTTTCTGCTGCACTGGCTCTTTGTGCACTTCACCTGCAACTAAGGTACGGAGAGAAGAGTGATGGTCTAGTGACCTGTCGTGATGCTGAAGTTCCCGGTTCAATGGTGGTAAAGCCAGACATGAAGCTTGATCATGCTTGGATGGTATATTCCTCATGGAGGAAGGATCCATATGAACCAGACGCTAGTGAAATGTGTGAAGCTCTGTTAACTTTGCTTGTGGAACTcggtaagaaaagaaagaagcttCGTTAG
- the LOC132068830 gene encoding uncharacterized protein LOC132068830 isoform X2, which produces MEDPFLHLASLGSYIAQQFVQFIEDLICIDIFGWSEYLVGCGCQLLSFTNDGGCRTVPEACSFPSRVSDTGTSYRVHARRSSDLNDNLAVNSILEIVRSNQSFGGFSLIFEGLMLPVYGLRFTWKLTLASWRCFISHIRCALLRVQRNGQHTLPDSFVYLLIPGFFSNHGPLYFVSTKKFFSKMGLTCHIAKIHSEASVEKNAWELKQYIEELHWGSGKHVMLLGHSKGGVDAAAALSKYWHELKDKVAGLAFVQSPYGGTPVASDILRDGQIADKETRRIMEFLICKLIKGDIRALEDLTYEKRKEFIKKHKLPDDIPLISFHSEASIALNVIATMSHIAHAELPWLPLPGFGDEDSENVIQAGCKVPVIAPVSAALALCALHLQLRYGEKSDGLVTCRDAEVPGSMVVKPDMKLDHAWMVYSSWRKDPYEPDASEMCEALLTLLVELGKKRKKLR; this is translated from the exons ATGGAGGACCCCTTCTTACATCTTGCAAGCTTGGGCTCTTATATAGCCCAGCAATTTGTTCAATTTATTG AGGATCTCATCTGCATAGATATCTTTGGGTGGTCAGAATATTTAGTTGGCTGTGGTTGTCAGCTTTTAAGCTTTACCAATGACGGGGGTTGTAGAACTGTTCCTGAGGCTTGCTCATTTCCTTCAAGAGTATCCGACACAGGAACGAGCTATAGAGTTCATGCAAGAAGATCCTCCGACCTCAATGataacttggctgtaaattcaATATTAGAAATTGTAAGAAGTAATCAAAGTTTTGGAGGTTTCAGCCTCATTTTTGAAGG GTTGATGCTTCCAGTATACGGTCTGAGATTTACTTGGAAACTTACATTGGCCTCTTGGAGGTGTTTCATATCTCATATCAGATGTGCTCTACTTCGAGTTCAGAG gAATGGACAGCACACACTGCCCGATTCTTTTGTTTATCTACTAATTCCAG GGTTTTTCAGCAATCACGGTCCCTTATATTTTGTGAGCACTAAgaagttcttttcaaagatgGGGTTAACTTGCCATATTGCTAAGATTCATAGTGAG GCATCTGTAGAAAAAAATGCGTGGGAACTGAAGCAATACATCGAGGAGTTACACTGGGGGTCGGGAAAACATGTCATGCTGCTTGGTCACAGTAAGGGTGGGGTTGATGCTGCCGCTGCTTTGTCAAAATATTGGCATGAATTAAAGGATAAAGTTGCAGGACTGGCATTTGTGCAGAGCCCTTATGGTGGAACACCTGTTGCATCAGATATTCTTCGTGACGGACAGATTGCTGATAAGGAAACACGAAGGATCATGGAGTTTTTAATATGCAAGTTAATTAAG GGTGATATAAGGGCACTAGAGGATCTCACATATGAGAAGCGGAAGGAGTTCATAAAAAAGCACAAGCTTCCTGATGATATTCCTCTCATCTCCTTCCATTCTGAAGCCAGTATAGCACTGAATGTAATAGCAACAATGTCCCATATAGCACATGCAGAACTTCCCTGGCTACCTTTGCCTGGATTTGGTGACGAAGACTCGGAAAATGTCATCCAAGCAGGCTGCAAGGTGCCAGTCATAGCTCCTGTTTCTGCTGCACTGGCTCTTTGTGCACTTCACCTGCAACTAAGGTACGGAGAGAAGAGTGATGGTCTAGTGACCTGTCGTGATGCTGAAGTTCCCGGTTCAATGGTGGTAAAGCCAGACATGAAGCTTGATCATGCTTGGATGGTATATTCCTCATGGAGGAAGGATCCATATGAACCAGACGCTAGTGAAATGTGTGAAGCTCTGTTAACTTTGCTTGTGGAACTcggtaagaaaagaaagaagcttCGTTAG